In Eriocheir sinensis breed Jianghai 21 chromosome 29, ASM2467909v1, whole genome shotgun sequence, a single genomic region encodes these proteins:
- the LOC127004804 gene encoding pro-resilin-like: MVSKVFFVLVAAAAVAVVAADERPLYTYGSDSEESSEESYSVESYESTEAKYNFNWAVKDAPSANDFGQAEERDNEETKGSYYVQLPDGRLQEVTYYVDGDSGYIAEVNYVGEASYPESDESSEESFESYESYERR, encoded by the exons ATGGTCTCCAAG GTTTTCTTCgtgttggtggcggcggcggcggtggcggtggtggcggcggacgAGCGGCCACTCTACACCTATGGATCGGACTCTGAG GAATCCTCAGAGGAGTCCTACTCAGTGGAGTCCTACGAATCTACCGAAGCCAAATACAACTTCAACTGGGCGGTCAAGGATGCCCCCTCAGCCAACGACTTCGGACAGGCGGAGGAGAGGGACAACGAGGAGACGAAGGGATCCTATTACGTCCAACTCCCCGACGGTCGGCTGCAGGAGGTGACCTACTACGTGGACGGTGACTCAGGATACATCGCCGAGGTCAACTACGTCGGGGAAGCGTCCTACCCTGAGTCTGATGAGTCGTCTGAGGAGTCCTTCGAGTCCTACGAGTCCTACGAGAGGCGTTAA
- the LOC127004802 gene encoding uncharacterized protein LOC127004802 — MQAKLLTLLAVAAAASAARPNYSFGYAVSDARNDFGHQEARQLENTEGGYHVALPDGRLQQVQYRVDGDSGYLVEVTYDGEARFPDSDESFESLESREFHAPRHSQDSDEFRERKVFRVPETRTFHSGSHGSGGRSFFSSPRHRVSSSTSFFRPGHSSSRSHGSSHRGSSGRSFFSSPGSGVSSGSGNYFFLGSADSVESGEGRVYGVPRSRPFPRPSRVFGLSSDESLEYSFGSDESREHRFTSRGIPDHFRLPTNPFIRTGARYGRHY; from the exons ATGCAAGCTAAG CTGCTGACCCTCCTGGCcgtggccgccgccgcctccgccgccaggCCGAACTACAGCTTCGGGTACGCCGTGAGTGACGCCCGCAACGACTTCGGGCACCAGGAGGCGCGCCAGCTGGAGAACACCGAGGGCGGCTACCACGTGGCGCTGCCCGACGGCCGCCTGCAGCAGGTCCAGTACCGCGTCGACGGCGACAGCGGCTACCTGGTGGAGGTCACCTACGACGGCGAGGCGCGCTTCCCGGACTCCGACGAGTCCTTCGAGTCCCTGGAGTCCCGCGAGTTCCACGCCCCCCGCCATTCGCAGGACTCCGACGAGTTCCGCGAGAGGAAGGTTTTCAGAGTTCCCGAGACTCGCACCTTCCACAGCGGCAGCCATGGCAGCGGCGGCAGAAGTTTCTTCAGCAGCCCCAGACACCGCGTGTCCTCCAGCACCAGTTTCTTCAGGCCCGGCCACAGCAGCAGCCGTAGCCACGGCAGCAGCCACCGTGGCAGCAGCGGCCGCAGTTTTTTCAGCTCCCCCGGGTCTGGCGTGTCCTCCGGCAGCGGCAATTACTTCTTCCTCGGCTCTGCAGACTCCGTCGAGTCCGGCGAGGGGCGAGTCTACGGCGTCCCGAGGAGCCGCCCCTTCCCCAGGCCCAGCCGCGTCTTCGGCCTCTCCTCCGACGAGTCCCTCGAGTACTCCTTCGGCTCAGACGAGTCCCGCGAGCACCGCTTCACCTCACGTGGGATCCCCGACCATTTCAGGCTGCCCACCAACCCGTTCATCCGCACCGGCGCCCGCTACGGCCGCCACTACTAA
- the LOC127004805 gene encoding uncharacterized protein LOC127004805 isoform X1, producing MNTKVLLLLAMAAFAAADRGYGRRDFGSFESRSFESRSFESDEAKYDFQWAVNHPPSGNDFGQREGRDGDDTQGVYTVALPDGRRQTVTYHVDGDDGYIADVRYSGEARFPDSDESHSFESRESYRRPRPSYYFGSNESK from the exons ATGAACACCAAG gtGCTGCTCCTGCTGGCCATGGCCGCCTTCGCCGCCGCCGACCGCGGATACGGCAGACGCGAC tttgGCTCCTTCGAGTCCAGGTCCTTCGAGTCCAGGTCCTTCGAGTCCGACGAGGCCAAATACGACTTCCAGTGGGCCGTGAACCACCCACCCTCCGGCAACGACTTCGGGCAGCGCGAGGGCCGCGACGGCGACGACACCCAGGGCGTGTACACCGTGGCGCTGCCCGACGGCCGCCGCCAGACCGTCACCTACCACGTGGACGGCGACGACGGCTACATCGCCGACGTGAGGTACTCCGGCGAGGCGCGCTTCCCCGACTCCGACGAGTCCCACTCCTTCGAGTCCCGCGAGTCCTACCGCCGCCCCAGGCCATCCTACTACTTCGGCTCCAACGAGTCCAAgtaa